A stretch of Porites lutea chromosome 5, jaPorLute2.1, whole genome shotgun sequence DNA encodes these proteins:
- the LOC140936777 gene encoding melanocyte-stimulating hormone receptor-like, with amino-acid sequence MATQFCNQELEKLAQVANHHGAFILTFCVLNLIFALVTSLGNILVICALWNALSIPANVKKLLLSLAFSDLLVGVISQLMLGVIAGVIRIKVNRNKNYDFLCPIVQTICYFAIFFLAGTSFFTIVAIAVDRLLAISLHLRYRELVTSNRVIIALVSVWLTSGITSSVYVSLHNNNELVVAIVEIVGLLLTTVVYTHIYRVVKKHQNQIHCQLRLSNTQATELLRERKSVFNALIVYVVFLACYFPYLCLMILITASGPTTTIIMAEMAALLLVFLNSMLNPFIYCWRYQEIKESVKNVLEKLLILNFQAST; translated from the coding sequence ATGGCTACTCAGTTTTGTAATCAGGAGTTGGAAAAGCTAGCACAAGTTGCAAACCATCACGGAGCTTTTATTTTGACGTTCTGCGTGTTAAACCTGATTTTCGCTTTGGTGACGTCTCTCGGAAATATCCTCGTAATTTGTGCCCTTTGGAACGCCTTATCGATTCCAGCTAATGTAAAGAAGTTGTTGCTCAGTCTCGCTTTTTCGGATCTTTTGGTGGGAGTAATTTCGCAGCTAATGCTCGGAGTCATTGCCGGAGTCATACGAATCAAAGTGAACAGAAACAAAAACTATGACTTCCTCTGTCCGATAGTTCAAACAATTTGTTATTTCGCCATTTTCTTTTTGGCTGGTACTTCATTTTTTACTATAGTCGCTATCGCTGTGGACAGACTTCTTGCTATCTCTCTTCATCTCCGATACCGGGAGCTTGTTACCTCAAACCGCGTTATTATTGCTCTGGTTTCTGTATGGCTAACTAGTGGCATAACTTCGTCGGTATACGTTTCTCTTCATAACAATAATGAGCTGGTAGTTGCGATAGTTGAAATTGTCGGACTTCTTTTGACAACTGTCGTTTATACTCATATTTATAGAGTTGTTAAAAAACATCAGAATCAGATACACTGTCAGCTCCGGCTTTCAAATACTCAGGCAACCGAGTTGCTCCGggaaagaaagtcagtttttaaCGCTCTCATTGTgtatgttgtttttcttgcatgtTATTTTCCCTACTTGTGCTTAATGATATTGATAACAGCTAGTGGACCAACAACGACGATTATAATGGCTGAGATGGCTGCACTTTTGTTGGTTTTTCTGAATTCTATGTTAAACCCCTTCATTTATTGTTGGCGATATCAAGAAATTAAGGAAAGTGTGAAAAACGTGTTGGAAAAATTACTTatcttgaatttccaggcttcgACATAA
- the LOC140936778 gene encoding uncharacterized protein, with the protein MASSLDTDAFLEYAFVRMTARRGWPQKMLSDNGTNFVSASRELRDLVSAIDQDKIQRMTSSERMSWKWNPPAALHFGGVFESMIKSAERAIFAVLGDAEVNDEELETIFMGVESLLNSRPLTAVSDDRNDDRVLTPNHFMIGQIGGDFVPESVDTEPFSPRKR; encoded by the coding sequence ATGGCCTCGTCTTTGGACACTGATGCATTTCTTGAGTACGCTTTTGTAAGAATGACTGCGCGGAGAGGATGGCCGCAGAAAATGTTAAGTGACAATGgaacgaactttgtaagcgcATCGAGGGAACTGCGAGACCTAGTCTCTGCTATAGACCAGGACAAGATACAACGGATGACCTCCAGTGAAAGAATGAGTTGGAAGTGGAATCCACCTGCAGCGCTACATTTTGGTGGAGTCTTTGAATCTATGATCAAGTCAGCAGAGCGAGCTATTTTTGCTGTACTCGGTGATGCAGAAGTTAATGATGAGGAGTTGGAGACAATCTTCATGGGGGTAGAAAGTCTGCTGAATTCGAGACCTTTAACAGCTGTGAGTGACGACCGTAACGACGACCGCGTCTTGACTCCAAATCACTTTATGATCGGGCAGATAGGTGGTGATTTTGTACCGGAGAGCGTCGACACCGAGCCATTTAGTCCCAGAAAGCGCTGA
- the LOC140938995 gene encoding uncharacterized protein, with protein MDITALPEEVPGFEVNLENVAVWVIREMRLHGSLPDDITFKLSIDGRPFHGKEQLAFGIVPLDAQYRSSQSAKSVYPLAIANCKENRDDLKKLLHNLNKQKDKLKKMGITVDGKHYRVQFKVTLDYKGLVLLMAKIEDEDFLLGGRGLCVEFCIFCFALRACDCDLGRHEVCLEHFLQTKANIGGFRGLRDDLTCILDEELSSMSLCALHCEMRNTEQLLKSIGLLAYEIGSLEDCNQKLSEYGPANFKADRITVKLRPGQQVAPDRNNISFASCSGGTERQMLASLEDIVDKSLPLSKLETHFQDPEAAKLCILNKISFCEARQKYYTEMLESGIFVRDFGTHQEEINLVNSVASGEFARLTKYWKGKQEDMESNFKQLYKPGVPTTKQRKGKNCKRVVHSNKELSRYAGSLTKEFIVEVCSLWKEIAFTIRDTEFKGSEEHLIDIFDIKCKEWGFLLLEMFGTSLGTGDYGHLTVEHVPMLFRRHRSLGQLSNQGFEAAHKLQRQLYTRATSHDASGNTSSLDQILAHLYTEMLLNMRLAFREAKQCMTTGELFYYRGCGWKAKRMHWNKEDRQWIHRMDELFTNLFGPDYCEYEYTEKTKHCVVVAGQFPLIQYQHEEWEKTFKNDIPSPVPQQYSRTATKVKLATEHQTRSDIAGTAPQHVNNNANAAIGSPKAAATPQQHGSSSTATMASVTSAATTAPSVINSTEATPVERSTKQFDRIRATKPPDSAPSNQNLLLRLDRVNLLTRGEIAALVLPRVASISNDDIMLALDQTEVKDPLSVSLRPSESAVEHALKLFREDSKRKNVGPIDVDSDDDCDDKAIVTLGRLGTFSKESVGVFQTMCTVASMAARVREEQRWFSNGNRSLPGHLDEVRDVLLNSRPKEEIIRQGTCIMDATDFSTLACERYVNGFAIDTICSKFLEDSKPVEIVFLPSFSQAWAMQGARYFSQMVRPFFGHCAVNSAKYILSPLHFDTPQHWGVLCFDTANQTVYFDDGLKLSPPRDTIVIVKNMLSGFKWLSDNDIFHEQEWNQPKLALPLPRINMPRQTSTGQGAASCGIGVILSVRDVIKNQTCPAPFQWGFEEMSTLRKELMTLVLQWKK; from the exons AGATGACCTTAAGAAGTTGCTTCATAATCTTAACAAGCAGAAGGACAAACTAAAAAAGATGGGAATAACAGTGGATGGCAAACACTATCGTGTACAGTTCAAAG TTACTCTTGATTACAAAGGTTTAGTGTTGCTCATGGCAAAAATTGAAGATGAAGATTTTTTGCTGGGAGGACGGGGCCTGTGTGTCGAGTTTTGCATATTCTGTTTTGCACTGAGG GCTTGTGATTGTGATTTAGGAAGGCATGAAGTGTGTCTTGAGCACTTTCTTCAAACGAAGGCAAACATTGGCGG TTTCAGAGGCTTGAGAGATGATTTGACATGCATCCTTGATGAGGAACTGTCTTCAATGAGTCTCTGTGCTTTGCACTGTGAGATGAGAAACACAGAGCAGTTGTTGAAGAGTATTGGCTTGTTGGCCTATGAGATTGGATCACTTGAAGACTGCAATCAGAAACTTTCTGAATATGGTCCAGCTAATTTCAAGGCAGATCGCATCACAGTCAAGTTAAGGCCGGGACAGCAGGTAGCTCCCGATCGAAATAACATTTCTTTTGCCTCATGCTCAG GAGGCACTGAGCGACAAATGTTGGCATCACTGGAGGACATTGTTGACAAGTCTCTGCCTCTTTCCAAGTTAGAAACTCATTTCCAAGACCCTGAGGCAGCAAAATTATGCATCCTGAACAAGATATCATTTTGTGAGGCCCGGCAAAAG TATTACACTGAAATGTTGGAGAGTGGGATTTTCGTTCGTGATTTTGGCACACACCAAGAGGAGATTAATCTTGTGAATTCAG TTGCAAGTGGGGAGTTTGCCAGACTTACGAAATACTGGAAAGGGAAACAAGAGGACATGGAGAGCAACTTTAAGCAACTGTACAAGCCCGGAGTTCCTACAACTAAACAACGAAAGGGAAAGAACTGTAAAAGAGTAGTGCACAGCAACAAGGAGCTCAGCAGATATGCGGGCTCATTGACTAAGGAGTTCATTGTAGAG GTGTGCTCGTTATGGAAGGAGATAGCATTCACCATAAGAGACACTGAGTTTAAGGGGAGCGAAGAGCACCTGATTGACATTTTTGACATCAAG TGTAAAGAATGGGGCTTCCTCCTTTTGGAGATGTTTGGCACAAGCCTAGGTACAGGAGACTATGGCCACCTTACAGTGGAGCATGTGCCCATGCTTTTTCGAAGGCATCGTTCCCTGGGACAATTGTCAAACCAGGGTTTTGAAGCTGCACACAAGCTCCAAAGACAGCTCTACACAAGGGCAACATCTCATGATGCATCAGGCAATACTTCATCAT TGGATCAAATTCTCGCACATCTATACACAGAGATGCTACTGAACATGAGGCTGGCATTTAGAGAGGCTAAGCAGTGCATGACAACAG GGGAGCTATTCTACTACAGAGGGTGTGGCTGGAAGGCAAAAAGAATGCACTGGAATAAAGAGGACAGACAGTGGATTCATAGAATGGACGAGCTCTTCACCAACCTGTTTGGTCCCGATTACTGTGAATATGAGTACACAGAGAAGACAAAGCACTGTGTGGTGGTAGCGGGGCAGTTTCCACTGATACAGTACCAACATGAGGAATGGGAAAAAACCTTCAAGAATGACATTCCATCACCAGTACCACAGCAGTATAGCAGAACAGCAACCAAGGTGAAACTGGCAACAGAACACCAGACCCGCAGTGACATTGCAGGTACAGCACCACAGCACGTCAACAACAACGCAAATGCAGCCATAGGGTCACCAAAAGCAGCAGCAACACCACAGCAACATGGCAGCAGCAGTACAGCTACAATGGCCTCTGTAACATCTGCAGCAACAACAGCACCCTCAGTTATTAACAGCACTGAAGCTACCCCAGTAGAAAGATCAACAAAACAGTTTGACCGGATCAGAGCAACTAAACCTCCTGACAGTGCACCCTCCAACCAAAACTTGTTGTTGAGACTGGACAGGGTCAACCTCCTTACTCGTGGAGAAATAGCAGCTTTGGTTCTACCCAGAGTAGCTTCCATTTCCAATGACGATATCATGCTTGCTCTGGACCAAACTGAAGTGAAAGACCCACTCTCTGTTAGTCTACGTCCATCTGAAAGTGCGGTAGAGCATGCCTTGAAGTTATTTAGGGAAGATTCCAAAAGAAAGAACGTGGGACCAATTGATGTTGACAGTGACGATGACTGTGATGACAAAGCTATCGTAACGTTAGGTCGCCTTGGAACTTTTTCAAAGGAGTCAGTTGGTGTATTTCAGACAATGTGCACAGTTGCTTCAATGGCTGCCCGTGTCCGCGAAGAACAACGATGGTTCTCAAACGGTAACAGAAGTCTACCAGGCCATCTCGATGAAGTTAGAGATGTGTTGCTCAATTCAAGACCGAAAGAAGAAATTATCAGACAAGGCACTTGTATCATGGATGCTACTGACTTCAGTACACTAGCATGTGAACGCTATGTCAATGGCTTCGCAATCGATACAATCTGTTCAAAATTTCTTGAGGACAGCAAGCCTGTTGAAATTGTCTTCCTCCCATCATTTAGCCAAGCATGGGCAATGCAAGGAGCAAGATACTTCAGCCAAATGGTGAGACCATTCTTTGGCCACTGTGCTGTTAACAGcgcaaaatatattttgtcaCCACTTCATTTTGATACACCTCAGCACTGGGGGGTGTTGTGTTTCGATACAGCAAACCAAACTGTGTATTTTGACGATGGACTTAAGCTGTCTCCTCCAAGAGACACCATTGTTATCGTCAAGAACATGCTAAGTGGCTTTAAATGGTTGTCCGACAATGACATTTTCCATGAGCAAGAGTGGAACCAGCCTAAACTTGCTCTGCCTTTGCCACGCATTAATATGCCAAGGCAAACTTCAACTGGACAAGGTGCTGCGAGTTGTGGCATAGGTGTAATTCTTTCAGTGCGAGACGTAATCAAGAATCAAACCTGCCCTGCCCCATTTCAGTGGGGTTTTGAGGAAATGTCTACTTTAAGAAAGGAATTGATGACCCTTGTTCTTCAGTGGAAAAAGTAG